In Bacteroides sp., the genomic stretch GCCCGCGCATCCGTCTGATGCTGAAGAGCGTCGACCACATCGACACCGCGGTGACGCGCACCGAGGCCGAGGCGCTGCTGCTGGAAAACAACCTGATCAAGGGACTCAAGCCGCGTTTCAACATCCTGTTCCGCGACGACAAGTCCTATCCCTATTTGCTGCTGACCGGGCACCGTTTTCCGCGCCTGGCCTACTTTCGCGGCACGCCCAACAAGCGTGATCACGCGTTCGGGCCCTATCCCAACTCCTATGCGGTGCGCGAGAGCATCCAGCTGCTGCAGAAGGTTTTCCAGCTGAGGACCTGCGAGGACACGGTGTTCGCCAACCGTTCGCGTCCCTGCCTGCTGCATCAGATCAAACGCTGCACTGCGCCCTGCGTCGGGCTCATCACCCCGCAAGCCTATGCGCGTGATGTCGCCGAGGCCGCCCAGCTACTGCACGGCGAGGCCACCGCGCTGACCGAGACGATCACCGAGGAGATGAACGCCGCAGCGGCCGCGCTGGATTTCGAGACCGCCGCGCATCTGCGCGACCGTCTGCGGATGCTGGCGACGGTGCGCGAAAAACAGTTCGTCGACACCACGGGCGGCGAAGCCGATGCCGACGTCGTGGCGGTGGCCGAGGCCGGTGGAGTCATCGCGGTCAATCTGACCATGATCCGCGGCGGACGGCATCTCGGCGACCGCAGTTACTTCCCGCAGCACAGCGAAGGCGCGACACCGGCCGAGGCGCTGGAAGCCTTCATCGCCCAGCACTACCTCGACCATCCGGTCCCGGCGCGCATCATGGTGAGCGAAGCCATCGAGGGCGGCGCGCTCGAGGCGCTGCTGACGCAGCAGGCTGGCAAGAAGGTCATGCTTCAGCATCGCGTCACCGGCGAACGCAAGGTCTGGCTCACC encodes the following:
- the uvrC gene encoding excinuclease ABC subunit UvrC; translation: MSVDKEFLASLPTLPGVYRMIDGAGAVLYVGKAKDLKKRVSSYFQKSDQSPRIRLMLKSVDHIDTAVTRTEAEALLLENNLIKGLKPRFNILFRDDKSYPYLLLTGHRFPRLAYFRGTPNKRDHAFGPYPNSYAVRESIQLLQKVFQLRTCEDTVFANRSRPCLLHQIKRCTAPCVGLITPQAYARDVAEAAQLLHGEATALTETITEEMNAAAAALDFETAAHLRDRLRMLATVREKQFVDTTGGEADADVVAVAEAGGVIAVNLTMIRGGRHLGDRSYFPQHSEGATPAEALEAFIAQHYLDHPVPARIMVSEAIEGGALEALLTQQAGKKVMLQHRVTGERKVWLTMAQANARLSAARRSADRANQSQRLAALRETLDLPQLNRIECFDISHTMGEATVASCVVYEGDDLKKSDYRRYNISGITPGDDYAAMHAALIK